The segment CAACACCTTATCGGCCTCTGTTACCCAGCTCGACAATTGCAGCATTGTGCTGATTTCAACGCCTTCGATAATAGCAAGATTTCTGATGCCGCGAGCGTCGGAACAGGTCCCGCATGTCTTGACCTGCGCCCCGTCTTTTATCAGGCCTTTAAACATATTTTCGATGTTGTAATAACCGTTTGGTGTTGACTGGTTCGGCAGGGCGCAAGTTACCGCGTCCGCCATGAGAAAAACGCGGATCTCGGCCTTCTGCTGTTTTTGCATGGCCGTTGCCAGCCGCAGCGCGTTATACGCCTTCTCAGAACCATATCCCGCGTCATTAATAATAAATAATATTTTCATATCTCTTCCTTTCTTAATGTTTAATAGAATCTTAGTATGGGACTTATTGCTAAAATTAAAATCGCGAAGACAAAGCAAATCTTGCATAATTTTTTTCTTTTTGCCCGAAGCTCGAAAAATTTCCCGGCCATATCCTCCGGCGGTTTAACATCCGGGGAAAATTTTAAAAATATCTCCTTTATTTTCGGATTAATAAAAAATGAAATATTAGCGGCTATCGCCGCCATGCCCAGGACAAAAACATGTTTGAGTATAAAAGCCGCAAACACAGTCCGGCTGAATTCCTTCATCTGTCCGTGAAATATATATTGTGTCCCTGAAAAACCAAAACCTGTAATAAAAAGCAACGCCATAAACGTCCAGCAGAAAGGCTCCAATCCCTGGATAGTATCCTCCACCACTTTATCAAGCTGATAATGCAGTGTCTTCCCAAACTGGGCCCGCTGGTTAACAAGCCTTAAATTATAAAATGGAGCGGCGGC is part of the bacterium genome and harbors:
- a CDS encoding DsrE family protein, translating into MKILFIINDAGYGSEKAYNALRLATAMQKQQKAEIRVFLMADAVTCALPNQSTPNGYYNIENMFKGLIKDGAQVKTCGTCSDARGIRNLAIIEGVEISTMLQLSSWVTEADKVLTF